The Rudaeicoccus suwonensis sequence GCAGCACCTGTGCCTCGACGAAGTGACCGATGCGCGCCTTGGCCATCACCGGGATCGAGACCGCCTCGATGATGCCGTCGATCACGTCCGGGTCGCTCATGCGCGAAACGCCGCCCTGTGCGCGGATGTCGGCAGGCACGCGCTCCAGCGCCATGACCGCGACGGCGCCGGCGTCCTCGGCGATCTTGGCCTGCTCGGCGGTGACGACGTCCATGATCACCCCGCCCTTGAGCATCTCGGCCATGCCACGCTTCACGCGGGCGGTGCCGATCTGGGAGGTGGTGGTGTCGCTGCTCATCGAGGGTCCTTCATGATCAGGGGAGGTCGCGGCATACGGCAGAAGCGCACGTATGACGCACTTGGTATCCCCAGGGTAGCGGTCGCCCACGGCAGCAAAGTGCCACATTCCATGCCGTGACACCTTTCGGACACGGCAGCTGTGCGCCAAGGCGTTCGACGGCGCCCGATCAAGAGCACACCCGCCTGGTTTCGGGTCACACGCCTTCCGGCAACTGGTCGTCGAACTCCACCGGCTGCGGCAGCTGGGTGAAGCCGGCCAGCCGGAACAGTCGCACCTGAGGCATCGCGCGTACCTTCCGCACGTCGCGCACGGCCTCGTTGTGAAACCGTCGGGCGATCTCCACCCGCTGCCCCGCCGAACGCAACCGGTCGACGGCATCGGGCACGTCCTCATCGCTGTCACGCAATTCCGCGAGCGCCTCGGCTGACAGCGTCGCGCGCAACGTCTGACTCAGCGCCGTCTCGATCTCCGCCCGGCGCGCGTCGACACCGTGTTCCTGGACCTCGGCGTGGATCGCTGCCTCGTCGGAGGCGTCGAGCGACGCGGCAGCCGCATCCGCGAGCAGGATTGCCGAGGCCGGATCGAGAATCCCCGAGTGGGCGACTTCGAGGACCACCTCCGCACGACGCACGATCTGCGCGTCCAAGGAAGCGGCCGAACCCTCGACCTTCGAATGCAACCGGTCCAGGCGCGCGGCGGTGTAGGACAAGTACCACGCCAGCAGCGCCACGGCCGCGATCGCAAGCAAGACCCAACCGAGCACATGCATCAGAACCGACCTCTCAGGCGTCGCATCGGGCGCTTGGTCTGAGCGGACGTGGTGACCGGGCCGGCTTGCGCGGCCACGCAGGTCTCATAGACGTCGACGATGTCGGCAGCCACTCGGCTCCAGTCGAACGCACGCGAACGCAGCCGTCCGCGTTCGCTGAGCATCTCCCGCAAGGGCGCGTCATCGAGCACATCGACCATGCATCGGGCCAGGTCAGCTGCGTCCTCGGTGTGGAAAAGCACGCCGTCCGCGCCGTCCTCCAGCACATCGGCGAAGGAAGCGAGATCGCTGGCGATGACCGGCGCACCTGCGCTCATCGCCTCGACCAGGATGATGCCGAAGCTCTCGCCGCCGGTGTTGGGAGCGATGTAGGCGTCCACAGACACGAGCAGTCGCTCCTTGTCCTCGTCGGTGACCATCCCGAGGAACTCGCACGCCGCCACCGCTCGCGACTGCGCGTCACGGCACAGCTCCGTGGGGTCGCCAGGACCGGCGACCAGCACACGCAGTCCGGGAAACGCGTCGAGCACCGCCGGTAGCGCCGCCAGCAGCACGGCCAGGCCTTTGCGTGGTTCCTCTAGCCGGCCGAGGAAGGCGACCGTCGGTCGGCCCTGCGCACTGCGCCACTCGTCACGGGGCCGGGCGTGCGCGAAACGATCGACATACACACCGTTGGGGATGATGACCGCGTCACCGCCGCCCTCGTGCCGGTGGATGGTGCGCAGCGCCTCGCGTGAGACGGCGATGCGCCCGGTGAGCTTCTCCAGGTGGGGTTCGAGCAAGGGCATCGACGCCAGCAGCACCCGCGAGCGGGCGGTGCTGGAATGGAAGGTGCCGACCACAGCGCCCTCACCGGCCATCATGGCCAGCATCGACAGGCTCGGCGAGAAGGGTTCGTGCACGTGCAGCACGTCGTACTTGCCGCGCTCGATCCACCGGCCGACCCTGGATGCCGTGACCGGGCCGAACAGCAGACGCGCCACCGAACCGTTGTAGGGCACCGCCACGGCTTTTCCGGCGGAGTCGACGTAGTCCGGCAGTTCGGCGTCCTCGTCCGACGGCGCGAGAACCCGCACGTGGTGACCTTCGCCGAGCAGATGCTCGGCCAGTCCCTTGACGTGCAACTGGACGCCGCCGGGCACATCCAGCGCGTACGGGTTGACGATGCCGATACGCATCAGTCGAGCTCGTCCACGAAGACGCGTTGCATCATGTGCCAGTCCTGGGTGTGCTCGCGGATCACGCCGCCGAGCGAGTCGATGCACTGCTGGGTCATGTCCTGGACCTGCTCCGCCGGTCCCCCCGTGCCACTCGCCGTCACCCGCGGGCCGAAGTGCGCGACCACCCGGTGTGCCGCCCGGCCGGGCACCGGCTCGTAGGTCACGGCCAGGGGAAACAGGGCGGCGCCGGTCTCCAGGGACAGTCGCGCCGGGCCGGTCGCGGCACGCATCCGGTGCCCGCACATCGTGACCTCGACTCCGTGTGAGGTCAGATCGCGGTCGGCCAGCAGCGGCACGAATCCACCGTTCGCGATGGCGTCCCGCAACTGGGGAAAGACCTCCGGGCCACCTGTCAGCGGCAGTATCCGCATGCCGAGCGACTCGCGGAAAGCCACGAATTCGTCGTACACCTGCTCGGGTTTGAGGCGTTCGGCCACGGTGGTGACCGGCGCGAAGTGGAACGTCGCCCACGCGCCGCAGAAGTCCCAGTTGCCCAGGTGGCCGAGGAAGAGGACCAGCGGCTCGCCGCGGGCGACGATGGCCCTGGCCTCCTCGTCGTGCCCGGTGAGCCGGATCCCCTCCTCCAGGCTCTCGGGCGTGTGCCGCGGCAGCCGGAAGGCATCACACCAGTAACGCAGGTACGACCGGACGCCCTGCGTCACGAGCGCGTCGAGTTGCGCGTCAGCCAACTCAGGGCGGATCCGGGCGTAGTTGGAACGCATCCGCTGGACGGACTTGCCGTTACGCCGAGCCATCACGTCGGCGACGCGGTCGAAAGTGCTGTATGCCGCCCGCTCCGGCAGCATGCGCACCACCGACCAGGCGAGGCGATAGCCGGCCACCTCCAGCCGGTCGCGCACCTTCACTTCGCCGCGCCCAGCGCCTGTCGTCGGACGGTGAGCATGCGCTGGAAGACCGTGACCAGGCTCGCCAGCGCCAGCAACGCGAGCACCACACCGAGCACCGCCATCGGCAGGTGCAGCCAGTGGATGCCGACCAGTCCGGTCGTCACCAACACCGCGACGAGTCGTTCGGAGCGCTCGGCGATGCCGACGTTCGCCGTCATGCCAAGGCCCTCGGCACGCGCCTTGGAGTACGACACCACGCTGCCGAGAATCAGGCAGGTGAGTGCCAGGCCGGCCATCAGCAGATTGTGACCGTGCCCGGCGAAATAGAGGACCAGCCCGCCGAAGACGGCCGAGTCGCCGACCCGGTCGAGCGTGGAGTCGAGGTAGGCGCCCCACACGCTCGAGCGACCCGACAGCCGGGCCATGTTGCCGTCCAGGGTGTCGGAGAACACGAACAGCGTGATCACGATCGTGCCCCAGAAGAACTCACCGCGCGGATAGAACCCCAGCGCTCCGAAGCAGACGCCCAGGGTTCCGACGATGGTCACGACATCCGGACTGATGCCCAGCCGCAGGAACAGCTTCGCAAGGGGCGTGAGGATTCGGGTCATCGCCGCCCGGGCGTATCGGTTGAGCATGGTGGCGCCAGACTACTGGCCGGTCGCTGTCAGGGGCATGGCCAGGCTGCGGCGAGCCGTTCTCGGGTGTCCTCCAGCAACGCCGGAAGCGCTTTGGTCTGCGCGATGATCGGCAAGAAGTTCGCGTCACCGCCCCATCGCGGCACGACGTGCTGATGCAGGTGAGCAGCCACACCGGCTCCGGCGACCGCGCCCTGGTTCATGCCCAGGTTGAACCCGTGCGGCGCCGACGCGTCGGTCAGCGCGCGCACAGCCTGTTTGGTCAGCTCGGTGAACTCCAGCGTCTCGTCATCGGTCAGCTCGATGTATGACGCGACGTGCCGGTTCGGGCACACGAGCAGGTGTCCGGGGTTGTAGGGAAAAAGGTTCATGATCACGAAGCACGTCGTGCCGCGGTGCACGATGAGTGCCTCCGCATCATCCTTGGGCTGCGCGGCGCAGAACGGGCAGGCGTTGTCGTCGTCGTGCTCGGGTTTGTCACTCTGGATGTACGCCATCCGGTGAGGCGTCCACAGTCGCTCGAAACCGTCCGGG is a genomic window containing:
- a CDS encoding glycosyltransferase family 4 protein, whose protein sequence is MRIGIVNPYALDVPGGVQLHVKGLAEHLLGEGHHVRVLAPSDEDAELPDYVDSAGKAVAVPYNGSVARLLFGPVTASRVGRWIERGKYDVLHVHEPFSPSLSMLAMMAGEGAVVGTFHSSTARSRVLLASMPLLEPHLEKLTGRIAVSREALRTIHRHEGGGDAVIIPNGVYVDRFAHARPRDEWRSAQGRPTVAFLGRLEEPRKGLAVLLAALPAVLDAFPGLRVLVAGPGDPTELCRDAQSRAVAACEFLGMVTDEDKERLLVSVDAYIAPNTGGESFGIILVEAMSAGAPVIASDLASFADVLEDGADGVLFHTEDAADLARCMVDVLDDAPLREMLSERGRLRSRAFDWSRVAADIVDVYETCVAAQAGPVTTSAQTKRPMRRLRGRF
- a CDS encoding phosphatidylinositol mannoside acyltransferase, with the translated sequence MKVRDRLEVAGYRLAWSVVRMLPERAAYSTFDRVADVMARRNGKSVQRMRSNYARIRPELADAQLDALVTQGVRSYLRYWCDAFRLPRHTPESLEEGIRLTGHDEEARAIVARGEPLVLFLGHLGNWDFCGAWATFHFAPVTTVAERLKPEQVYDEFVAFRESLGMRILPLTGGPEVFPQLRDAIANGGFVPLLADRDLTSHGVEVTMCGHRMRAATGPARLSLETGAALFPLAVTYEPVPGRAAHRVVAHFGPRVTASGTGGPAEQVQDMTQQCIDSLGGVIREHTQDWHMMQRVFVDELD
- the pgsA gene encoding phosphatidylinositol phosphate synthase, encoding MLNRYARAAMTRILTPLAKLFLRLGISPDVVTIVGTLGVCFGALGFYPRGEFFWGTIVITLFVFSDTLDGNMARLSGRSSVWGAYLDSTLDRVGDSAVFGGLVLYFAGHGHNLLMAGLALTCLILGSVVSYSKARAEGLGMTANVGIAERSERLVAVLVTTGLVGIHWLHLPMAVLGVVLALLALASLVTVFQRMLTVRRQALGAAK
- a CDS encoding HIT family protein, producing the protein MPSQTEPETEFARVPDGFERLWTPHRMAYIQSDKPEHDDDNACPFCAAQPKDDAEALIVHRGTTCFVIMNLFPYNPGHLLVCPNRHVASYIELTDDETLEFTELTKQAVRALTDASAPHGFNLGMNQGAVAGAGVAAHLHQHVVPRWGGDANFLPIIAQTKALPALLEDTRERLAAAWPCP